In Mytilus edulis chromosome 7, xbMytEdul2.2, whole genome shotgun sequence, a single genomic region encodes these proteins:
- the LOC139481067 gene encoding SET and MYND domain-containing protein 4-like: MTVVQKLQKELMKTLKQDGIYDEVLTKFKDCKTNKSRIQLVAQIDGVNKHFDTIPDTKQKSSDTSIRFRNEGNTFFQKGEFQRALDKYNQSVVYAPALCSDDHSKDTHKGDNLELSYALANRSAVFFHQKSYDDCLNDIDLAIQNEYPKSLIYKLHERKAKCYVEKKEIPKATESFQNALNSLSDAELDDKKSQNIKNSVEKSIEKCKKSVSNNDGKAGTQSIQKFHGPLPTIERRSKIFPSASDAVGITENEETEFGLAATREIYVGEVLIIEKGYTSIVLPKFDTIYCHHCCQRVVSAHPCHQCSEVMFCSGTCHMESWEEYHSLECPCLGTVKQANLGLGYLAFKMVVKAGLSLVMEYESQEQEDGCKRSVGFNTDGVYNSADYNTVYSLVNHSEKRTPEDLFKRSLQAYFLLKCLEKTSYFNEDERKVSFADKCYVAGHILRHIMMLPCNAHEVSELALKPECLPESETKEIGSGIYPILSLINHSCDPNVVRHSYGDVCVVRAIKNIDAGEEIADNYGALYPLTVCSERREILKPQYYFTCNCKACREDWPLYFNIPVDVPKFRCQKCNGPVVIPPDRKTENSVCLNCSHVQDTTDVIVKLHQSQDEYQNVLQQVLTGEKLHEALPRLEAYLQFLYKTVCIPWQDCNNCQEAIKQCYAVQASCFIAS; encoded by the coding sequence ATGACTGTGGTACAGAAGCTTCAAAAAGAGTTAATGAAGACACTGAAGCAggatggtatctatgatgaagtTCTTACAAAGTTTAAagattgtaaaacaaacaaaagtagAATTCAGCTGGTTGCACAGATAGATGGTGTAAATAAACATTTTGACACTATCCCCGACACTAAACAAAAGTCATCTGATACTTCTATTAGGTTTAGAAATGAAGGAAATACATTCTTTCAGAAGGGAGAGTTTCAAAGAGCGCTGGATAAATATAACCAAAGTGTAGTATATGCTCCTGCATTGTGTTCTGATGATCATTCCAAGGACACacataagggagacaacttagAACTTTCCTACGCCTTAGCTAACCGCTCAGCTGTCTTTTTTCATCAGAAAAGCTATGATGATTGTTTGAATGATATTGATTTAGCCATTCAGAATGAATATCCTAAATCtttgatttataaattacatGAAAGAAAGGCAAAGTGTTATgttgaaaagaaagaaataccAAAAGCTACTGAATCATTTCAAAATGCACTTAATTCATTGTCAGATGCTGAACTTGATGACAAAAAATCCCAAAATATCAAAAACTCAGTTGAAAAGTCCATTGAAAAATGCAAGAAAAGTGTATCAAATAATGATGGAAAGGCAGGAACCCAGTCAATCCAgaaatttcatggtccacttcCAACCATTGAGAGGAGAAGTAAGATATTCCCGTCTGCATCTGATGCTGTTGGGATAACTGAGAACGAAGAAACAGAATTTGGACTGGCTGCCACACGAGAAATTTATGTTGGTGAAGTACTAATAATAGAAAAGGGCTATACTTCCATTGTATTACCGAAGTTTGATACCATCTACTGTCATCATTGTTGTCAGAGAGTCGTGTCTGCTCATCCATGTCATCAATGTAGTGAAGTCATGTTCTGTAGTGGTACATGTCACATGGAATCATGGGAAGAATATCATTCGTTAGAATGTCCATGTTTAGGAACGGTGAAGCAGGCCAATTTGGGCCTTGGTTATCTAGCCTTTAAGATGGTAGTGAAAGCAGGATTGTCTTTAGTAATGGAATATGAAAGTCAAGAACAAGAGGATGGATGCAAGAGGTCTGTTGGCTTCAATACTGATGGTGTTTATAATTCTGCTGATTACAACACTGTATATAGCTTAGTTAATCATAGTGAAAAACGTACACCAGAAGATCTGTTTAAGAGAAGTCTACAAGCATATTTTCTATTGAAATGTCTAGAGAAGACTAGCTACTTTAATGAAGATGAGAGGAAAGTATCATTTGCTGACAAATGTTACGTAGCTGGGCATATATTACGACATATCATGATGCTACCATGCAATGCCCATGAAGTATCAGAACTTGCGCTGAAACCAGAATGTTTGCCAGAATCTGAAACCAAGGAGATAGGATCAGGAATCTATCCTATACTCAGTCTTATCAACCATTCATGTGACCCTAATGTGGTGAGACACTCATATGGTGATGTATGTGTGGTCCGTGCAATAAAGAATATTGATGCTGGTGAAGAAATAGCAGATAATTATGGTGCTCTCTATCCATTAACAGTATGTTCTGAAAGAAGAGAAATCTTAAAACCACAGTATTATTTTACATGTAATTGTAAAGCATGCCGAGAAGATTGGCCATTGTATTTCAACATACCTGTTGATGTACCCAAGTTCAGATGTCAGAAATGTAATGGGCCTGTGGTCATTCCTCCGGACAGGAAGACAGAGAACTCTGTTTGTCTCAATTGTTCACATGTCCAAGATACAACCGATGTTATTGTCAAACTCCACCAGTCACAAGATGAATATCAGAATGTTCTACAACAAGTCCTTACTGGAGAGAAATTACACGAAGCTCTGCCCAGGTTAGAAGCATATCTTCAGTTCCTATATAAAACTGTTTGCATACCATGGCAGGACTGTAACAATTGTCAGGAAGCTATCAAACAATGCTACGCTGTACAAGCAAGCTGCTTTATTGCTAGCTGA